One genomic segment of Bacillota bacterium includes these proteins:
- the coaE gene encoding dephospho-CoA kinase (Dephospho-CoA kinase (CoaE) performs the final step in coenzyme A biosynthesis.): MTVVGITGKSGAGKSRACSYIEQKGYPVIDGDRIAHEELKENNSLQNELIEAFGGKIVKNGELDRKALGSIVFSDDEKLKLLNRISHKYILEHFDRLKEKYQEQGFKAVFIDAAALIESGYPCDAMVFIKADKEFRKSRILDRDNIKEN; the protein is encoded by the coding sequence ATGACTGTAGTTGGAATAACCGGCAAAAGCGGCGCGGGGAAATCGAGAGCCTGCTCGTATATTGAGCAGAAGGGATATCCTGTAATTGACGGAGACAGGATTGCACACGAGGAGTTAAAGGAAAACAATTCACTTCAAAATGAGTTAATAGAGGCTTTTGGGGGCAAAATAGTCAAAAACGGTGAACTTGACAGAAAGGCTCTTGGGTCAATTGTTTTCTCTGATGATGAAAAGCTAAAACTTTTAAATAGAATTTCTCACAAATATATTCTTGAACATTTTGACAGGCTAAAGGAGAAATATCAAGAACAGGGTTTCAAAGCTGTATTCATAGATGCAGCAGCCCTTATCGAAAGCGGCTATCCGTGTGATGCTATGGTTTTTATAAAAGCTGATAAAGAGTTTAGGAAAAGTCGGATATTAGACCGTGACAATATTAAAGAAAAT
- a CDS encoding L-threonylcarbamoyladenylate synthase encodes MGVKMQTVYLKITDVKKEYDYIKQAAQTLASGGVVAIPTETVYGLAASALCEDAVRQIFVAKGRPQDNPLIVHLADASEVDKVCMDVPKSAYKLFEAYSPGPLTVVLKKRELIPNVVSAGLDTIGIRIPSHPVARGIIKVSGVPIAAPSANISGKPSPTTAQHVLSEMDGRIDMIVDGGTCDVGVESTVVSLAGDVPVLLRPGGITLTQLEAVLGHVELSKAVLSKFSDSEKVAAPGMKYRHYAPKAKVLVIRGYDNDVIPFIQSKLHEAKKQGRNASVMCFDGEENYFSDTVCVSYGKRDEPSTLAHNLFDVLRGFDDTDTEVIYARCPEKTGIGLAVYNRLIKAAGFNIIDV; translated from the coding sequence ATGGGTGTAAAAATGCAAACGGTTTATCTAAAAATAACAGATGTAAAAAAGGAATATGATTATATAAAGCAGGCTGCGCAAACGCTTGCTTCGGGCGGGGTCGTTGCAATTCCTACTGAGACTGTTTACGGGCTTGCAGCAAGTGCTTTATGTGAAGATGCGGTCAGGCAAATTTTTGTCGCAAAGGGTCGTCCGCAGGACAATCCTCTCATTGTTCATCTTGCAGATGCCAGTGAAGTCGATAAAGTATGCATGGATGTGCCGAAGTCGGCGTACAAACTGTTTGAGGCATATTCACCCGGACCACTTACCGTTGTGCTTAAGAAAAGAGAACTTATTCCGAATGTTGTTTCTGCCGGGCTTGATACTATAGGGATAAGGATTCCTTCTCATCCTGTGGCAAGGGGAATTATAAAAGTTTCCGGTGTGCCGATTGCGGCGCCGTCCGCAAATATATCGGGAAAGCCCAGCCCTACAACAGCTCAGCATGTTTTGAGTGAAATGGACGGCAGGATCGACATGATCGTGGATGGCGGCACTTGCGATGTCGGTGTCGAGTCTACCGTTGTGTCACTTGCTGGTGATGTCCCGGTTTTATTAAGACCGGGCGGCATCACTCTGACACAGCTTGAAGCGGTACTTGGACATGTTGAGCTTTCAAAAGCGGTTTTATCAAAATTTAGCGACAGCGAAAAAGTTGCGGCTCCAGGAATGAAATACAGACATTATGCGCCAAAAGCGAAGGTGCTTGTTATTAGGGGTTACGATAATGACGTGATCCCGTTTATACAGTCAAAACTGCATGAGGCTAAAAAACAAGGCCGCAATGCTTCCGTTATGTGCTTTGACGGAGAAGAAAATTATTTTAGTGATACTGTATGCGTTTCTTACGGCAAGCGGGACGAGCCGTCTACACTTGCACATAATCTCTTTGATGTGCTTCGTGGTTTCGATGATACAGATACAGAAGTAATATATGCGCGCTGTCCCGAAAAAACGGGTATCGGGCTTGCAGTCTATAACCGTCTTATAAAAGCCGCGGGTTTTAACATTATTGACGTTTAG
- a CDS encoding ZIP family metal transporter, with the protein MDTLMNITLISVATGIVGTGLGGLFASAFHVKKNDILGFIMQLSAGLMLAVVAFDLLPAAFDTAKMWNQRWFLSASIVGVIAGVMFAAVIQHIMERGQEPQYRSKKVNLMQTGIITGIAIAMHNTFEGLAIGSGFDVSPVLGISIAIAIFFHDIPEGTAMAAPMIGAGMSVGKATFYAALSGVPMALGAALGVILGTISPLVIAICLAAAAGTMLYISFCDLIPTAGAISPASYAGAVLGMMLGIIVTNIFD; encoded by the coding sequence ATGGACACTTTGATGAACATTACCCTGATTAGCGTCGCCACAGGTATTGTGGGAACGGGGCTAGGTGGTTTATTTGCTTCAGCGTTTCACGTAAAGAAAAATGACATTTTGGGGTTTATTATGCAGCTTTCCGCTGGCCTAATGCTGGCGGTTGTTGCTTTTGACCTGCTTCCAGCCGCATTCGATACGGCTAAAATGTGGAATCAAAGATGGTTTTTATCGGCAAGTATTGTCGGCGTTATAGCAGGAGTTATGTTTGCCGCTGTAATACAGCATATTATGGAACGGGGACAGGAACCGCAGTATAGAAGTAAAAAGGTAAATCTTATGCAGACGGGCATAATTACCGGCATTGCAATCGCAATGCATAATACGTTTGAAGGTCTTGCAATAGGCAGCGGCTTTGATGTTTCACCAGTGCTTGGAATATCGATTGCTATCGCGATCTTCTTCCACGATATACCTGAAGGAACTGCAATGGCCGCACCGATGATTGGGGCGGGTATGAGTGTAGGAAAAGCAACATTCTATGCGGCTCTTTCTGGGGTTCCGATGGCGCTTGGAGCTGCGCTTGGCGTAATACTCGGGACCATTTCACCGCTTGTTATTGCGATATGTCTTGCCGCGGCTGCGGGAACCATGTTGTACATATCATTTTGCGATCTGATTCCTACAGCGGGGGCAATAAGCCCGGCATCTTATGCGGGTGCTGTTCTTGGCATGATGCTTGGAATTATTGTTACAAATATTTTTGATTAA